The following coding sequences lie in one Allochromatium vinosum DSM 180 genomic window:
- a CDS encoding DUF3375 domain-containing protein produces the protein MKADKAIATYRRMRTQPLWRLLASDNGPTVIGLLQIHLYESEQSLPASTFHERIGRSLEVLRAQGEDFPQTAQAYVANWLADGYLERRFPAGASEEEYELSTAAIEAIRFVSGLTQPHSAATESRLTLVIEALTRLAEDTDTDKFRRIDRLMAEQARIDKEIDAIQKGQMRVLPHAAALERTREIITLADDLAGDFRRVRNQFEQLNRDLRERLMDNDGNRGEVLDSLFAGIDLISESEAGRTFSAFWRLLTDPEQAATLDQALDSVLSREFVTQLDAKERRFLLRLTRTLLEQGGMVHEVLQTFARSLKHFVQSREYLEQRRLNHLLKDAQRAALALKDEVRATETLQYTLELSSSRLRSLSQWVLYDPSLQALPGQMAEGDALPIDLESVGELIAQSEIDFRTLKANVLAVLEHRSQASIADVLERFPAAQGLGSVVGLLALGSRHGFRSDHSETVGWIGGDDQSRSARIPKILFLRERANELV, from the coding sequence ATGAAAGCAGACAAGGCTATCGCGACCTACCGACGCATGCGGACTCAGCCCCTGTGGCGTCTGCTGGCCTCGGACAACGGCCCCACTGTCATTGGCCTGCTTCAAATCCATCTCTATGAGAGCGAGCAAAGCCTTCCCGCCTCCACTTTTCATGAGCGGATCGGGAGGAGTTTGGAAGTGCTTCGCGCTCAAGGTGAGGATTTCCCCCAAACCGCCCAGGCCTATGTCGCCAACTGGCTCGCCGATGGCTATCTGGAGCGCCGCTTTCCGGCCGGCGCTTCCGAGGAGGAATATGAACTCTCCACGGCAGCCATCGAGGCTATTCGCTTTGTCTCTGGGCTGACGCAGCCCCACTCCGCTGCGACCGAGAGCCGTCTGACACTCGTCATCGAAGCGCTGACCCGGCTTGCCGAGGACACCGACACCGACAAGTTCCGCCGCATCGATCGGCTCATGGCCGAGCAGGCGCGTATCGACAAGGAGATAGACGCCATCCAGAAGGGGCAGATGCGCGTGCTTCCTCATGCAGCGGCGCTGGAACGCACGCGGGAGATCATCACGCTGGCCGACGATCTTGCGGGCGACTTCCGGCGCGTGCGTAATCAGTTCGAGCAACTGAATCGAGATCTCCGTGAGCGCCTCATGGACAATGATGGCAATCGGGGCGAGGTGCTGGATTCGCTGTTTGCCGGAATCGACCTGATTTCAGAGAGCGAAGCGGGGCGCACCTTTTCCGCTTTCTGGCGCTTGCTAACGGACCCGGAACAGGCGGCCACCCTCGACCAGGCCCTTGATAGCGTGCTGTCGCGGGAATTCGTGACTCAACTCGACGCCAAGGAGCGACGCTTCCTTCTCCGGCTGACGCGAACCCTTCTTGAGCAAGGCGGAATGGTTCATGAGGTGCTCCAGACTTTCGCTCGCAGCCTGAAGCATTTCGTTCAGAGTCGTGAGTACCTTGAGCAGCGCCGACTCAATCACCTTTTGAAGGATGCCCAGCGTGCCGCCCTCGCCCTGAAGGATGAGGTCAGGGCCACGGAAACCCTCCAGTACACGCTCGAACTCTCAAGCAGCCGTTTGCGCTCCCTATCCCAGTGGGTGCTGTACGATCCCTCCCTACAAGCCTTGCCTGGTCAGATGGCCGAAGGGGACGCGCTGCCCATCGACCTGGAGTCTGTCGGCGAACTGATCGCTCAATCCGAGATCGATTTCCGCACGCTGAAGGCCAACGTGCTGGCCGTCCTGGAACACCGATCCCAGGCTTCCATTGCCGACGTTCTGGAGCGGTTCCCCGCCGCACAGGGACTCGGCAGCGTGGTCGGCCTTCTGGCGTTAGGCAGTCGGCATGGTTTCCGGTCCGATCACAGCGAAACCGTGGGCTGGATTGGAGGCGACGACCAGAGTCGTAGCGCCCGAATTCCAAAGATCTTGTTTTTGAGGGAGCGGGCCAATGAGCTGGTCTGA
- a CDS encoding DUF4194 domain-containing protein, whose product MSWSEIDEAALPDEERAPDAVPASANTLFIGDSGELPLDTRRALVQLLAGPSLDGYRHPKLWPILIRDEVPIRRRLAELFLELVIDRDMQVAFTRQADTGELEVPTLLRRAQLTFIDSILLLHLRQRLTQADSRGDRAVVSTDEIMEFLNLYERASNTDRAGFVKRIHASIEKIKKHSILQKIRSSEDRFEISPTLKLLFSAEEIQALTHLYQRMAADETPAPVTRTESDDEEADP is encoded by the coding sequence ATGAGCTGGTCTGAGATTGACGAAGCGGCGTTGCCGGACGAAGAACGAGCGCCGGATGCAGTGCCGGCCTCCGCCAACACGCTGTTCATAGGCGATAGCGGCGAATTGCCCCTGGACACCCGGCGCGCCCTGGTACAGCTCCTGGCGGGGCCGTCACTCGATGGATACCGACACCCCAAACTCTGGCCGATCCTGATCAGAGACGAAGTGCCGATACGTCGCCGCCTCGCCGAACTGTTCCTGGAGCTGGTCATCGACCGGGACATGCAAGTCGCCTTCACCCGTCAGGCGGATACCGGTGAACTGGAGGTTCCGACCCTGCTGCGTCGCGCCCAGTTGACCTTCATCGACTCTATTCTGCTGCTCCATCTTCGCCAACGCTTGACCCAGGCAGATTCGCGGGGCGACCGCGCCGTGGTGTCGACGGATGAGATCATGGAGTTCCTCAACCTCTATGAGCGAGCGTCCAACACCGACCGCGCCGGGTTCGTGAAACGGATCCATGCCTCCATCGAGAAGATCAAGAAGCACAGCATCCTCCAGAAAATTCGTTCCAGTGAGGATCGATTCGAGATCTCGCCGACACTGAAGCTCCTCTTCTCGGCCGAGGAAATACAAGCCCTGACGCACCTGTATCAACGCATGGCCGCCGATGAGACGCCGGCGCCTGTGACTCGGACCGAATCTGATGATGAAGAGGCCGACCCATGA
- a CDS encoding ATP-binding protein: MILEPQTASLFAREQFRMARLQVFNWGTFSGLHDIPISERGFLFVGRSGAGKSTLLDAISALLVPPQWIDFNAAAREADRSGRDRNLVTYVRGAWAEQKDGESGEIATRYLRPGTTWSALALTYQNTLGQTVVLVRVFWLRGSANGSADVKRHYLILERPFDLRELEDFGQSNFDVRKLKQSFPNAFARDEFRPYCERFSRLLGIESEMALRLLHKTQSAKNLGDLNTFLRDFMLDKPETFEVANRLVSEFDELNAAHQAVVTAREQVETLLPAREQDQHRESLLSRRNGLEELRLGVDGYRETRRIELLKQQVASLEVQAGGTEGEISRCKSTLDNHKTTLRDLERQHREAGGDRIEQWESEKSGLETQRTDRLRKRSQAEEACKKLGWSLPDSPQAFAESLGNARQEIENREQFSNENREEQFRLAGRKKDAETAFSQAVKEVQALQRQPSNVPADMLEMRRDIAAAIGISESALPFVGELIEVKADEAEWRGAIERVLHGFALSLLVDERHYSALANHINDTHLGQRLVYYRTGRPETWQVRPIGPNSLVLKLNVKEGAYSDWLQAELRQRFDYVCVDGMTSFRTADRAITREGQVKHNKIRHEKDDRRNVGDRRSWVLGFDNREKLALFQAQAQELAATISRLAREIDALASQDKDRADRAMQCQTLVSLQWQEIDVVPLLDRIAAIERQIREAREGNTALLHLSERIEQQQKRVAEAEQGLQDARVTHESVLKKIRESTQELESLLQDASRVPLTPHQITGLDERFDKQADVLSLNNLGKVATTVERALNTEITDIDHAIRDCEKIIEARFTDFKRQWPMDAGDMDTSLSSAPDFFARLVRLETDGLPAHEHRFFELLQNQSHQNLAALASYLRDERKAILERMDLVNDSLSQVPFNQSANQRTYLHIDTSDRQLADVKEFQQNIQRALSHAWSEDREFAEARFSVLRQLVEQLASQEPEHRRWRESVLDVRQHVEFIGREIDECGVEVEIYRSGAGKSGGQRQKLATTCLAAALRYQLGGNDHGVPMYAPVVLDEAFDKADNEFTALAMHIFANFGFQMIVATPLKSVMTLEPFIGGACFIDISDRRVSGVLMIEYDNDRQRLRLPEHAQEEADVEAS, from the coding sequence ATGATCCTGGAACCACAAACCGCCTCCTTGTTCGCCCGGGAACAATTCCGGATGGCTCGCTTGCAGGTTTTCAACTGGGGAACATTCTCTGGCCTGCATGACATCCCGATCAGCGAGCGCGGCTTTCTGTTCGTAGGCCGATCCGGAGCGGGTAAATCGACTCTGCTCGATGCCATTTCGGCCCTGCTGGTGCCGCCTCAGTGGATCGACTTCAATGCCGCCGCTCGCGAGGCCGATCGCAGCGGCCGCGATCGGAATCTCGTCACCTACGTCCGCGGCGCATGGGCCGAGCAGAAGGATGGCGAGTCGGGTGAAATCGCCACCCGTTATCTGCGCCCAGGGACCACATGGTCAGCCTTGGCGCTGACATACCAGAACACATTGGGTCAGACCGTGGTGCTGGTCCGGGTGTTCTGGCTGCGAGGCAGCGCCAATGGCAGTGCCGATGTCAAACGCCACTACCTCATCCTGGAGCGGCCTTTCGATCTGCGCGAACTGGAGGACTTCGGACAATCCAACTTTGACGTTCGCAAGCTCAAGCAATCGTTCCCGAATGCCTTCGCCCGCGACGAGTTCCGCCCGTATTGCGAGCGATTCAGTCGCTTGCTCGGCATCGAGAGCGAGATGGCGCTGCGCTTGCTGCACAAGACCCAGTCGGCCAAGAATCTGGGCGACCTCAATACCTTCCTGCGCGACTTCATGCTCGACAAGCCCGAAACCTTTGAGGTGGCGAATCGCTTGGTCAGCGAATTCGACGAACTCAACGCGGCGCACCAAGCGGTCGTGACGGCGCGCGAGCAGGTGGAAACCCTGCTGCCTGCGCGAGAGCAGGATCAACATCGCGAGTCGCTGTTATCACGGCGCAATGGACTGGAGGAACTTCGGCTGGGGGTGGATGGCTACCGGGAAACCCGCCGCATTGAACTACTGAAGCAGCAGGTGGCATCTCTGGAGGTGCAAGCCGGCGGCACAGAGGGTGAGATCAGCCGGTGCAAAAGTACACTAGACAACCATAAAACGACGTTGCGAGACCTGGAGAGGCAGCATCGCGAGGCTGGTGGTGACCGGATCGAGCAGTGGGAGTCCGAGAAATCGGGCTTGGAAACCCAACGTACGGACCGCCTTCGCAAACGCAGTCAGGCAGAAGAGGCTTGCAAAAAGCTTGGCTGGAGCCTCCCGGATTCACCCCAAGCCTTTGCCGAATCATTGGGTAACGCGCGGCAGGAGATCGAAAACCGGGAGCAGTTCAGCAACGAAAATCGGGAAGAACAATTTCGTCTCGCCGGTCGGAAGAAGGACGCCGAGACGGCGTTTTCGCAAGCGGTGAAAGAGGTGCAGGCACTCCAGCGCCAGCCGTCGAATGTGCCTGCCGATATGCTCGAAATGCGCCGCGATATTGCCGCAGCCATTGGGATCTCAGAGTCGGCCCTGCCCTTCGTCGGCGAACTCATCGAGGTGAAGGCCGATGAGGCCGAGTGGCGCGGCGCCATCGAGCGCGTATTGCATGGATTTGCACTCTCTCTTCTGGTGGACGAGCGTCATTATTCCGCGCTGGCCAATCACATCAACGACACCCATCTTGGGCAGCGCCTGGTGTACTACCGAACCGGCCGCCCTGAGACCTGGCAGGTCAGACCCATCGGGCCCAACTCGCTGGTCCTCAAACTGAACGTCAAGGAAGGGGCCTATTCCGATTGGTTACAGGCTGAGCTGCGACAGCGTTTCGATTATGTGTGCGTCGACGGAATGACGTCTTTCAGGACCGCTGATCGGGCCATCACGCGAGAGGGTCAGGTCAAGCACAACAAAATCCGACATGAGAAAGACGACCGTCGAAATGTCGGTGATCGACGAAGCTGGGTGCTTGGGTTCGACAACCGCGAGAAGCTCGCGCTCTTTCAGGCACAGGCTCAGGAACTGGCAGCCACGATCAGCCGCCTCGCAAGAGAGATCGACGCCCTGGCCTCCCAGGACAAGGACCGTGCGGACCGAGCCATGCAGTGCCAGACTCTGGTGAGTCTCCAGTGGCAGGAAATCGACGTCGTTCCGTTGCTGGACCGTATTGCCGCCATCGAGCGGCAGATCCGCGAAGCGCGTGAAGGCAATACAGCCCTGCTGCACCTTAGTGAGCGGATCGAGCAGCAACAGAAGCGGGTTGCGGAAGCCGAACAAGGCCTCCAAGACGCCAGGGTGACGCACGAGTCGGTTCTGAAAAAAATTCGGGAAAGCACTCAAGAGCTGGAGTCTCTCCTCCAGGACGCCTCCAGGGTTCCACTGACTCCGCATCAGATTACCGGACTCGACGAACGCTTCGACAAACAGGCGGATGTACTCAGCCTGAACAACCTCGGCAAGGTAGCGACCACTGTCGAGCGAGCGCTCAACACAGAGATCACGGACATCGACCACGCGATCCGCGATTGCGAGAAGATCATCGAAGCGCGCTTTACCGATTTCAAACGGCAGTGGCCCATGGATGCCGGCGACATGGATACGAGTCTCTCCAGCGCGCCGGACTTTTTTGCCCGGCTGGTTCGGCTGGAGACGGATGGTCTGCCGGCGCATGAACACCGCTTCTTCGAGTTGCTGCAGAACCAGAGCCACCAGAATCTGGCCGCACTCGCCTCCTACTTGCGCGATGAGCGAAAGGCCATCCTTGAACGAATGGACCTGGTGAACGACAGTCTCAGCCAAGTGCCGTTCAATCAGAGCGCCAACCAACGCACCTATCTCCACATCGACACCAGCGACCGGCAACTTGCCGACGTCAAGGAATTCCAGCAGAACATTCAGCGGGCACTCAGCCACGCCTGGAGTGAGGACCGCGAGTTTGCCGAGGCACGGTTCTCGGTCTTGCGCCAACTTGTCGAACAGCTCGCCAGTCAGGAGCCCGAGCACAGACGCTGGCGCGAGTCCGTGCTGGACGTCCGGCAGCATGTCGAGTTCATCGGGCGGGAAATCGATGAGTGCGGCGTCGAGGTCGAGATCTACCGCAGCGGTGCGGGCAAATCGGGAGGCCAGCGCCAGAAGCTGGCCACCACCTGTCTGGCCGCCGCCCTGCGTTACCAATTGGGCGGAAACGATCATGGCGTGCCGATGTACGCACCGGTCGTGCTCGACGAGGCGTTCGACAAGGCAGACAACGAATTCACCGCCTTGGCGATGCATATCTTTGCCAATTTCGGATTTCAGATGATCGTCGCCACGCCGCTGAAGTCCGTCATGACTCTGGAACCGTTCATCGGAGGCGCGTGCTTCATCGATATCAGCGACCGGCGCGTATCGGGTGTCCTGATGATTGAATACGACAATGATCGTCAGCGGTTGAGACTGCCTGAGCACGCCCAAGAGGAGGCCGACGTTGAAGCTTCCTGA
- a CDS encoding DUF3322 domain-containing protein, with protein sequence MKLPEDVRQLLARRFQSKHRSWLAGESGENQWPLKIALGVPTEQAALRQVEGVRVWVSAWQHWHGPGALSWCERRWKTLGVQRVPDTLILNGPDEVAQWIGEGTRWKQAQSRYQTLIARWPLLARPLRKYFDVLADYGDADFRRMADMLAWIASHPNSGLYPRQLPVSGLDSKWLDGRTGLLKDLMAAIQGDAANDLDFYERCGLKAPPLLVRMRILDQGLRTWIGGMGDITAPVEDLARIHLPASHVFIVENLQTGLAMSDMPGAVVFMRLGYNVNVLAGLPWLTHAQCIYWGDLDTHGFAILHRARSYLPGLRSVLMDEDTLLRHKALWVDEKEQHAAAELTLLNETEREVYQGLKQQRWGQNVRLEQERIAWDTAWPTLQRLVGTL encoded by the coding sequence TTGAAGCTTCCTGAAGATGTCCGGCAGCTTCTCGCCCGCCGCTTTCAGAGCAAACACCGCTCGTGGCTGGCCGGTGAGTCCGGCGAAAACCAATGGCCACTGAAAATCGCGCTCGGTGTACCCACGGAGCAGGCCGCTCTGCGGCAAGTCGAAGGCGTTCGCGTCTGGGTGAGCGCATGGCAGCACTGGCATGGACCAGGTGCGCTGTCCTGGTGCGAGCGGCGTTGGAAGACGCTTGGCGTTCAACGAGTGCCCGACACGCTGATACTGAACGGCCCCGATGAGGTGGCTCAGTGGATCGGTGAAGGCACTCGCTGGAAGCAGGCTCAATCGCGTTATCAGACACTCATTGCACGTTGGCCGCTGCTGGCTCGGCCGTTGCGGAAATACTTCGATGTTCTCGCCGACTACGGCGACGCCGATTTTCGGCGCATGGCGGACATGCTGGCCTGGATCGCAAGCCACCCGAACTCCGGTCTCTACCCCCGCCAGTTGCCCGTGTCGGGTCTGGACAGCAAATGGCTCGACGGACGCACAGGCCTGCTGAAGGATCTGATGGCCGCGATACAGGGAGACGCCGCCAACGACCTGGATTTCTACGAACGATGCGGTCTGAAAGCACCACCGCTTCTGGTGCGGATGAGGATCCTCGATCAGGGGCTGCGAACCTGGATCGGCGGTATGGGAGACATCACCGCGCCGGTGGAAGACCTGGCGCGTATCCATTTACCGGCCTCGCATGTGTTCATTGTCGAGAACCTTCAAACCGGATTGGCCATGTCCGACATGCCGGGCGCTGTCGTCTTCATGCGGCTTGGCTACAACGTGAACGTGCTGGCCGGACTGCCTTGGCTCACCCACGCCCAGTGCATCTACTGGGGCGATCTGGATACCCATGGATTTGCGATCTTGCACCGGGCCCGTTCCTATCTTCCAGGCCTGCGGTCCGTCCTTATGGACGAAGACACCTTGCTCCGTCACAAAGCCTTGTGGGTGGATGAGAAGGAACAACATGCAGCGGCGGAACTGACGCTTCTGAACGAGACTGAGCGGGAGGTCTACCAGGGACTCAAACAGCAGCGATGGGGGCAGAACGTCCGCCTGGAGCAAGAGCGGATCGCTTGGGATACGGCTTGGCCTACCTTGCAGCGGCTCGTCGGCACCCTGTAG
- a CDS encoding cation-translocating P-type ATPase: MKPNWYGLSVDEALDTLNASHERGLSRTEVEARRPEAGWNELAFKKTPAWVRFLRQFKDSMVVILLVTAAITGLLTALGSHMLPDTLVILGVVLLNAILGFVQEGKAEGALDALRSLMVPECLVMRDGELQRLPSRELVPGDLVILEGGDKIPADIRFIDTSSAYVDESSLTGESVPVQKSTQPIAGDNLVPGDQRNMGFSGTYLTQGTARGLVVETGANTVFGRIADMVKSADAGQTPLQRKMSEFVHTLIKAILAVGAFNFVYGLYLGYDLGYSFLGAVSLVVAAIPEMLPALVTAILAVSGTLMAARKALIRKLPAAETLGATSVICSDKTGTLTENRMTVTRVQSGAQTLEVTGVGYDVSGHYARDGERLDAEGHPALRALLEVGAVCNNAHLKDEGGGVGDPTELALLVSAAKAGITKADAHRLAEIPFDSATKYMAVLTEHGGRRFIAVKGAPETVLGLCATQLDADGRTVSLDAASYLSAAQGFARQALRTLGFAFKEVDADHVDLLHADLSGLTFAGLQGMIDPPKPSAIEAVAKCKSAGIRTVMVTGDHPDTAQAVAAQLGITADQVITGAQLAEMSPESLRECVKAVSVFARVAPEHKKSIAEAFQANGLVVAMTGDGVNDAPALKQADIGVAMGIAGTEVAREAADMVLADDNFATIVNAVEEGRHAWTNLQKAILYTLPTNAAQALLIMGAIFMAAFVPVFAERFVLEPIQILWINLIDSVLLTLPLMMEPKEKDLLSRPPRDPGVRVIDALFLQRVVLMGLMIAVPSFLIYHHFGAAAVVEGELVDPLLLTQAQTAAFWVILMTQIGYLISARSLFDSAFRLDPLGNPWLLGGIGLSVLLHLMGTFVTPVADAFRLAAFPIEWWPLILATLLPSFLAIETDKLIRARLARR; encoded by the coding sequence ATGAAACCGAACTGGTACGGCCTGAGTGTCGACGAGGCACTCGATACCCTGAACGCCTCGCACGAGCGCGGCCTGTCGCGCACCGAGGTCGAGGCCCGCCGCCCAGAGGCCGGCTGGAACGAACTCGCCTTCAAGAAGACGCCCGCGTGGGTGCGTTTCCTGCGGCAGTTCAAGGACTCGATGGTCGTCATCCTGCTGGTGACGGCGGCCATCACCGGTCTGCTGACCGCGCTCGGCAGTCACATGCTGCCCGACACCCTGGTCATCCTCGGCGTGGTGCTGCTCAATGCCATCCTCGGCTTCGTGCAGGAGGGCAAGGCCGAGGGCGCGCTCGATGCTCTGCGCAGCCTGATGGTGCCCGAGTGTCTGGTGATGCGCGACGGCGAGCTGCAACGCCTGCCCTCGCGCGAGCTGGTGCCGGGCGATCTGGTGATCCTGGAAGGCGGCGACAAGATCCCGGCCGACATCCGCTTCATCGACACCAGCAGCGCCTATGTCGACGAGTCCTCGCTGACCGGCGAATCGGTGCCGGTGCAGAAGTCCACCCAGCCCATCGCCGGCGACAATCTGGTTCCGGGCGACCAGCGCAACATGGGTTTTTCCGGCACCTATCTGACCCAGGGCACGGCGCGCGGTCTGGTGGTCGAAACCGGCGCCAACACCGTCTTCGGCCGGATCGCCGACATGGTCAAGAGCGCCGACGCGGGTCAGACGCCCTTGCAGCGCAAGATGAGCGAGTTCGTCCATACGCTCATCAAGGCCATTCTCGCCGTCGGCGCCTTCAACTTCGTCTATGGACTCTATCTCGGCTATGACCTGGGCTACAGCTTCCTCGGTGCCGTGTCGCTGGTGGTGGCCGCCATCCCCGAGATGCTGCCGGCGCTGGTGACGGCCATCCTCGCCGTCTCCGGCACCCTCATGGCCGCGCGCAAGGCGCTCATCCGCAAGTTGCCTGCCGCCGAGACCCTGGGCGCAACCTCGGTCATCTGTTCGGACAAGACCGGCACCCTGACCGAGAACCGCATGACAGTCACACGCGTCCAGAGCGGCGCCCAGACCCTGGAGGTCACGGGCGTCGGCTATGACGTGAGCGGACACTATGCGCGCGACGGCGAACGGCTCGACGCGGAGGGACACCCCGCCCTGCGCGCGCTGCTGGAAGTCGGCGCCGTCTGCAACAACGCCCATCTGAAGGATGAAGGCGGCGGTGTCGGTGACCCGACCGAACTGGCGTTGCTGGTCAGTGCCGCCAAGGCCGGTATCACCAAGGCCGACGCGCACCGGCTGGCCGAGATCCCGTTCGACTCGGCCACCAAATACATGGCGGTGCTGACTGAGCATGGCGGGCGGCGCTTCATCGCGGTCAAGGGCGCACCCGAGACCGTGCTTGGCCTGTGCGCGACCCAGTTGGACGCCGACGGCCGGACGGTCTCGCTCGACGCCGCATCCTACCTGAGCGCCGCCCAGGGCTTCGCGCGCCAGGCGCTACGCACCCTCGGTTTCGCTTTCAAGGAAGTCGACGCCGATCATGTCGACCTGCTGCACGCCGACCTGAGCGGTCTGACCTTCGCCGGACTCCAGGGCATGATCGATCCGCCCAAGCCCTCGGCAATCGAAGCGGTCGCCAAGTGCAAGAGTGCCGGAATCCGCACCGTCATGGTCACGGGCGACCATCCCGACACGGCGCAGGCGGTGGCGGCGCAACTCGGCATCACCGCCGACCAGGTGATCACGGGCGCGCAGCTCGCCGAGATGTCGCCCGAATCACTGCGCGAGTGCGTCAAGGCCGTCTCAGTGTTCGCGCGCGTGGCTCCCGAGCACAAGAAATCCATCGCCGAGGCGTTCCAAGCCAATGGTCTGGTGGTCGCCATGACCGGCGACGGCGTCAACGATGCCCCGGCACTCAAGCAGGCCGACATCGGCGTGGCCATGGGCATCGCTGGCACCGAGGTCGCGCGCGAGGCCGCCGACATGGTGCTGGCCGACGACAACTTCGCCACCATCGTCAACGCGGTCGAGGAAGGCCGCCATGCCTGGACCAACCTCCAGAAAGCCATCCTCTACACCCTGCCGACCAATGCCGCTCAGGCACTGCTCATCATGGGCGCGATCTTCATGGCCGCCTTCGTGCCGGTGTTCGCCGAGCGCTTCGTGCTCGAACCCATCCAGATTCTCTGGATCAATCTGATCGACTCGGTGCTGCTGACGCTGCCGCTGATGATGGAGCCGAAGGAGAAGGACCTGCTGTCGCGCCCGCCGCGCGATCCGGGCGTGCGCGTCATCGACGCGCTTTTCCTCCAGCGCGTGGTGCTCATGGGGCTGATGATCGCGGTGCCGAGCTTCCTCATCTATCACCACTTCGGTGCGGCGGCGGTGGTCGAGGGCGAGCTGGTCGATCCGCTGCTGTTGACCCAGGCGCAGACGGCGGCGTTCTGGGTGATCCTCATGACCCAGATCGGCTATCTGATCTCGGCGCGCTCGCTGTTCGACTCGGCCTTCCGGCTCGACCCGCTCGGCAATCCCTGGCTGCTCGGCGGCATCGGTCTGAGTGTGCTGCTGCATCTGATGGGAACCTTCGTGACGCCCGTGGCCGACGCCTTCCGGCTCGCGGCCTTCCCGATCGAATGGTGGCCATTGATCTTGGCGACACTGCTCCCGAGCTTCCTGGCGATCGAGACCGATAAGCTCATCCGCGCGCGTCTGGCTCGGCGTTAG